Proteins found in one Methanospirillum hungatei JF-1 genomic segment:
- a CDS encoding phosphoribosylanthranilate isomerase — translation MTRPEDAHLADKAGADAIGVVLFSDSPREVSLQRAAEIFKAAGPYMGRVCVSHTSSVQDLAQMLTLQPTAIQISHPHTLPTNRPYQVIRVIQPGDPIPKDADAVIVDASMGKGALYDHDYAQSIISMSKIPVILAGGLNPDNVKEAVRLRPYAVDVASGVESSPGIKDARKIMAFVKNAREAYHAA, via the coding sequence ATTACCAGACCTGAAGATGCACATCTTGCAGATAAGGCCGGAGCTGATGCAATCGGGGTTGTCCTCTTCTCAGATTCACCCCGTGAGGTATCTCTTCAAAGGGCTGCAGAGATATTCAAGGCTGCCGGACCATACATGGGAAGGGTCTGTGTATCGCATACCAGCTCAGTTCAGGACCTGGCACAGATGCTTACCCTTCAACCGACGGCCATTCAGATATCCCATCCGCATACCCTCCCCACGAACCGCCCGTACCAGGTTATACGAGTCATACAGCCGGGTGATCCAATACCCAAAGATGCCGATGCCGTGATTGTCGACGCAAGTATGGGAAAAGGTGCCCTCTACGATCACGATTACGCACAATCAATCATATCCATGTCTAAAATTCCAGTCATACTTGCCGGGGGATTAAACCCGGACAATGTGAAAGAAGCAGTACGATTACGACCATATGCCGTTGATGTTGCATCAGGTGTTGAATCATCACCTGGCATAAAGGATGCACGCAAGATCATGGCATTTGTGAAAAACGCCCGGGAGGCATACCATGCAGCTTAA
- the trpB gene encoding tryptophan synthase subunit beta yields MQLNTRLGEYGGCFVPETLMGALEELEDAFLKIFPGSAFQKELSKYLTTYAGRETPLTFCNNMSRDLGCRVYLKREDLLHSGAHKMNNALGQALLAKYMGKKRLIAETGAGQHGVATAIAGAVLGLEVDVFMGEVDIARQALNVARMNMMGARVIPVTCGTRTLKDAMNEALRDWVARVLDTHYLIGTVAGPHPYPTLVRDLQRVIGDETKKQILAAEGRLPDVIIACIGGGSNAIGIFHPFIEDKAVRMYGVEAGGEGLDRKHGASLCGGRPGVLHGNYSYLLQDAFGQIIESHSISAGLDYPGVGPEHAMHKDSGRITYTAITDTEALEAFLYLCRTEGIVPALESSHAVAFARKLAPDLSEDTIIVINLSGRGDKDVETVRRYMEGKQ; encoded by the coding sequence ATGCAGCTTAATACCCGACTTGGGGAGTACGGCGGATGCTTTGTCCCTGAAACCCTCATGGGAGCCCTGGAAGAACTGGAAGATGCATTCCTGAAGATCTTCCCGGGATCGGCCTTTCAAAAAGAACTCAGCAAGTACCTGACAACCTACGCCGGACGGGAAACCCCCCTGACCTTCTGTAACAACATGTCACGGGATCTCGGATGCAGGGTGTACCTGAAGCGCGAGGATCTCCTCCATTCAGGGGCCCATAAGATGAACAATGCCCTGGGTCAGGCACTACTCGCAAAATATATGGGTAAAAAACGGCTTATTGCAGAGACCGGTGCAGGACAGCACGGAGTTGCAACCGCCATCGCCGGAGCGGTCCTTGGCCTTGAGGTTGACGTGTTCATGGGTGAAGTGGACATTGCCCGCCAGGCCCTCAATGTTGCCAGGATGAATATGATGGGAGCACGGGTCATCCCGGTCACATGCGGGACCCGGACACTCAAGGACGCCATGAATGAAGCACTCCGGGACTGGGTTGCCCGCGTTCTTGACACCCATTATCTCATAGGAACGGTCGCCGGACCACACCCCTACCCTACTCTGGTCAGAGACCTGCAACGGGTCATCGGTGATGAGACAAAAAAGCAGATTCTGGCAGCAGAAGGAAGGCTTCCTGATGTCATCATCGCCTGTATCGGGGGAGGATCCAATGCCATCGGGATCTTTCATCCGTTCATCGAAGATAAGGCAGTCAGGATGTACGGGGTTGAGGCAGGCGGAGAGGGGCTTGACCGGAAACATGGCGCTTCACTCTGCGGAGGAAGACCGGGTGTGCTCCACGGGAACTATTCCTACCTTCTACAGGATGCATTCGGCCAGATAATTGAGTCACACTCCATATCAGCCGGGCTTGACTACCCTGGTGTCGGGCCTGAACATGCGATGCATAAGGATTCAGGCAGGATTACATACACGGCAATTACCGACACCGAAGCACTTGAGGCCTTCCTGTACCTCTGTCGGACGGAGGGGATTGTTCCGGCACTGGAGTCCTCACATGCCGTTGCATTTGCACGAAAACTGGCACCGGATCTCTCAGAAGATACCATCATTGTAATCAACCTCTCCGGACGGGGAGACAAGGATGTTGAAACCGTTCGAAGGTACATGGAGGGCAAGCAATGA
- a CDS encoding indole-3-glycerol-phosphate synthase, whose translation MILDDIVASAHRRASELPGFFQTPSHTPISLKDAIIQKRRTHAHPVIAELKFASPSRGIIRRETKPEDVATELVHGGCCALSVLTEPEYFSGCSATIPAIRDKVTVPILRKDFIVDEQQLDETRALGADAVLLIAGVLGEETGHFVEATKKRGLEPLLEVHTRQEARMAVDTDAELIGINNRDLRTFKTDLSTTKRIAPLIHQAGRTVVSLSGMIWPCDIRFMSHYADGFLIGSSIMSSKNPGKRVEGLVYA comes from the coding sequence ATGATCCTTGATGATATCGTCGCATCAGCCCACCGGCGGGCATCTGAGCTCCCCGGCTTCTTTCAGACACCCTCTCATACCCCCATCAGTCTGAAAGATGCAATCATTCAGAAACGGAGAACTCATGCACATCCGGTTATTGCTGAACTCAAGTTTGCGTCACCTTCACGGGGGATCATCAGAAGAGAGACAAAGCCCGAAGATGTTGCAACTGAACTGGTGCATGGAGGTTGCTGTGCTCTTTCGGTCCTGACTGAACCTGAATACTTTTCCGGGTGTTCAGCAACCATCCCGGCCATCAGGGACAAGGTAACGGTTCCAATCCTCAGAAAGGACTTCATCGTGGATGAGCAGCAACTGGACGAAACCAGGGCTCTTGGAGCGGATGCTGTCCTTCTGATCGCCGGGGTTCTTGGAGAAGAGACCGGGCACTTTGTCGAAGCAACAAAAAAACGCGGTCTTGAACCTCTGCTTGAAGTACATACCAGACAGGAGGCACGAATGGCAGTCGATACCGACGCAGAACTCATCGGGATAAATAACCGCGACCTTCGGACATTCAAAACCGACCTGTCCACCACAAAGCGAATTGCTCCCCTGATTCATCAGGCAGGCAGAACCGTTGTATCTCTGAGCGGGATGATCTGGCCCTGTGATATCAGGTTTATGAGTCATTACGCAGACGGGTTTCTTATCGGATCAAGTATTATGTCCTCAAAAAATCCAGGAAAAAGAGTGGAGGGATTGGTATACGCATAA
- the trpD gene encoding anthranilate phosphoribosyltransferase, with the protein MIQDTIRKVVSMQDLAPDEARDLMTSIADGKVTDAQIGSILTALSMKGVTAHEITAFAHVLRDRAVQLKTDTSGTFVDTCGTGGDGAHTFNISTAAALVAAAAGVRVVKHGNRGVSSRSGSADVLEALGIPITLTPEEAAASVSSHNIAFLFAPGYHPAIGRVASARREIGFFSVFNILGPLLNPAGASARLIGVGDTRHIPSITGALANLGVSHAMVVHGDGTDEITITGETEVYELSGGTICRYTLTPEEFGIRRVSRETIAGGSPAENAEIIMDIFSGRKGPCRDIVLLNAAAAIYLGEKATCIYDGYRIAREVVDSGQAYRLVMALRRTT; encoded by the coding sequence ATGATTCAGGATACTATCAGGAAAGTTGTCAGTATGCAGGATCTGGCACCTGATGAGGCCCGGGACCTGATGACCTCGATTGCAGACGGAAAGGTAACTGATGCACAGATTGGCTCTATACTGACCGCTCTTTCGATGAAGGGGGTGACCGCTCATGAGATAACCGCCTTTGCTCATGTGCTCAGGGACCGGGCTGTTCAATTAAAAACAGATACCTCCGGAACCTTCGTCGATACCTGCGGAACCGGCGGAGACGGGGCTCATACCTTTAACATCAGTACCGCCGCAGCCCTCGTTGCAGCAGCGGCAGGTGTCAGAGTCGTCAAGCATGGGAATAGGGGAGTGTCAAGCAGATCAGGATCGGCAGATGTACTCGAAGCCCTTGGAATTCCCATCACCCTCACCCCTGAGGAGGCTGCAGCTTCGGTCTCATCACATAACATCGCATTCCTGTTTGCCCCTGGGTATCATCCTGCTATCGGGAGAGTTGCTTCAGCACGACGGGAGATCGGATTCTTCTCGGTCTTTAACATCCTCGGTCCGCTGCTCAACCCTGCCGGAGCTTCGGCACGACTGATCGGTGTGGGAGATACTCGGCACATCCCCTCCATAACCGGGGCACTGGCAAACCTTGGGGTATCCCACGCCATGGTGGTTCATGGAGACGGCACCGACGAGATTACCATCACCGGTGAGACCGAGGTTTATGAATTATCAGGGGGAACCATCTGCAGGTATACCCTGACACCTGAAGAGTTCGGAATTAGACGGGTATCGCGGGAAACCATCGCAGGAGGAAGCCCTGCAGAGAATGCAGAGATCATCATGGACATCTTCTCAGGAAGAAAAGGGCCCTGCCGGGATATTGTCCTCCTGAATGCAGCAGCAGCGATTTACCTTGGAGAAAAAGCCACCTGCATCTATGATGGGTACAGAATTGCCAGGGAAGTGGTCGATTCAGGACAGGCATACCGGCTGGTTATGGCACTCAGGAGAACAACATGA